A genomic region of Pyrus communis chromosome 14, drPyrComm1.1, whole genome shotgun sequence contains the following coding sequences:
- the LOC137716611 gene encoding nuclear transcription factor Y subunit B-5-like translates to MVDNIGNNNSSADREGFKYNFTGGSGNVSSDYHHHLHNQEGVIKEQDRLLPIANVGRIMKQILPPNAKISKEAKETMQECVSEFISFVTGEASDKCHKEKRKTVNGDDICWALATLGFDDYAEPLKRYLHRYRELEGEKAAHQGKANSNEEKAEVSPPRTRFPTAAADMSNPPYMERGNSSLSRRF, encoded by the coding sequence ATGGTTGATAATATAGGAAACAATAATTCATCAGCTGATAGAGAAGGGTTTAAGTACAATTTCACAGGTGGTAGTGGTAATGTCTCTAGTGATTATCACCACCATCTTCATAATCAAGAGGGGGTCATCAAGGAACAAGATCGGTTGCTTCCAATTGCTAATGTTGGGCGGATCATGAAGCAGATTTTGCCCCCAAATGCAAAAATCTCGAAAGAAGCCAAAGAAACCATGCAAGAATGTGTTTCTGAGTTCATAAGTTTTGTGACTGGAGAAGCATCTGACAAGTGCCACAAAGAGAAGCGCAAGACAGTGAATGGGGATGACATTTGCTGGGCTCTGGCAACTCTTGGATTCGATGATTACGCAGAACCGCTGAAGAGGTACTTGCATAGGTACAGAGAATTGGAAGGCGAGAAGGCAGCTCACCAAGGTAAGGCTAACAGTAATGAGGAAAAAGCTGAAGTTTCACCACCAAGGACAAGATTTCCTACAGCGGCAGCTGATATGTCTAATCCTCCATATATGGAAAGGGGAAATAGCTCGCTCTCCCGGCGATTTTGA
- the LOC137715933 gene encoding metal tolerance protein 2, giving the protein MGFRFHNLNSVRKRLAFHVHKHNHRPPLPNPTISQIVDSHPQNPIYSIARRWHLGHSHHQNDDQHRLSGEEGEKIFRMGLAADVGLAAGKALTGYLSGSTAIIADAAHSVSDVVLSSVALWSFKAAKAPKDKEHPYGHGKFETLGALGISCMLLATAGGIAWHALDLLMGLFSADPAIVSQSLTHEHGHNHHHGVDMEHPVLALSMTVFSISVKEGLYWITLRAGERQGSGLMKANAWHHRADAISSVVALIGVGGSILGVKFLDPLAGLLVAGMILKAGIETGHQSVLELVDAAIPAELLDPMKQTIVQVEGVKGCHRLRGRRAGSSLYLDVHIEVDPFCSVSAAHDIGENVRHQIHKSHPEVSEVFIHIDPSISQIFPSEDQPEILKETACPNVSPAEKDIEAAVSTIISSKYAEKMVVERITHHLLQGKMYLQIEVSMPPDILIRDAMEVAKEAEQDILRAATNLIHVGIQLRLRNPIPRFNGD; this is encoded by the exons ATGGGATTCAGATTCCACAATCTCAATTCTGTACGCAAAAGGCTCGCTTTCCACGTTCACAAGCACAATCATCGTCCTCCTCTTCCCAATCCCACAATATCCCAAATCGTCGATTCCCATCCGCAAAACCCTATTTACTCGATCGCCAGACGGTGGCATTTGGgccactcccaccaccaaaacGATGATCAGCATCGCCTCTCCGGTGAAGAGGGGGAGAAGATTTTCCGGATGGGATTGGCAGCTGATGTTGGACTGGCTGCCGGGAAAGCTTTGACGGGTTACTTGTCCGGAAGCACGGCGATCATTGCTGATGCCGCCCATTCGGTCTCCGACGTG GTTCTTAGCAGCGTTGCTTTATGGTCATTTAAAGCTGCAAAGGCTCCGAAAGACAAAGAACACCCATATG GACACGGTAAATTTGAGACTCTTGGAGCACTTGGAATCTCTTGTATGCTGTTGGCCACGGCTGGTGGCATTGCATGGCATGCTTTGGATCTTTTGATG GGATTGTTTTCAGCAGATCCTGCTATAGTTAGTCAGTCATTGACACATGAGCATGGGCATAATCATCATCATGGAGTTGACATGGAGCATCCTGTTCTAGCATTGAGCATGACTGTTTTTTCAATATCTGTTAAAGAAGG ACTTTACTGGATTACATTACGGGCTGGGGAAAGACAAGGTAGTGGATTGATGAAAGCAAATGCATGGCATCATCGTGCAGATGCTATTTCATCAGTAGTTGCTCTCATTGGAGTTG GAGGTTCAATCCTTGGAGTAAAGTTTCTGGATCCCCTAGCTGGTCTTCTTGTCGCAGGCATGATCCTGAAGGCGGGAATTGAAACCGGGCATCAGAG TGTCTTGGAACTGGTGGATGCTGCAATCCCAGCAGAACTTTTGGATCCTATGAAACAGACAATTGTACAAGTTGAGGGTGTGAAG GGTTGTCATCGGTTGAGGGGAAGGAGGGCAGGTTCATCTCTATACCTTGATGTACATATTGAG GTTGATCCTTTTTGTAGTGTTAGCGCTGCACATGACATTGGAGAAAATGTTCGTCATCAGATTCACAAATCCCATCCTGAAGTCTCTGAGGTTTTCATACACATAG ATCCTtcaatttcacaaattttccccAGTGAAGATCAGCCAGAAATTCTCAAAGAAACTGCATGCCCGAATGTTTCTCCTGCAGAAAAAGACATTGAGGCAGCCGTTTCTACCATCATCTCATCGAAGTATGCAGAG AAAATGGTTGTCGAACGCATTACGCATCACTTATTACAAGGCAAGATGTATCTCCAAATTGAGGTTTCCATGCCCCCGGACATCCTAATTCG AGATGCAATGGAGGTGGCAAAAGAAGCCGAGCAAGACATTTTGAGGGCGGCGACGAATCTCATTCACGTCGGCATTCAGCTGCGTCTGAGGAATCCAATTCCACGGTTCAACGGTGACTAA
- the LOC137714661 gene encoding uncharacterized protein produces MENVTDKSAVHPQVVPRIGNEYQADIPPLIAKFERLEITNKHADSEVLDLSFSLGLPIPWKNCEAGKFKGNVESVGSSKENEISELEVKPQNAVLGDAKDVEDSQIKPSSKIEEDSFLLSLYIFGKNLTLVKRFIGSMDMGDVLYFYYGKFYSSDGYRRWSKCRKLKGNPCIQGEKVFTGWRQKELLSRLFSRVSKDCEDMLMESSRCFAGGKILFEEYIFKLKDIVGVCMLIEAVGIGKGKQDLTGTTLKPTKNSLAISFRPEVPIGKACSSLTTPEIIKYLTGDFKLSKKRSNDLFWEAVWPRLLARGWHSEQRNLSLVFLVPGIEKFSRRLVRGNQYFDSVHEVLKNVASNPDVLELDNEAAKGREEESAKFNEVDMLNKQHRHYLLPHRSTNGDRDLMKFTIVDTSMLHVAEAEQSKVRKLRSLPVQTESISTPSNPFTETEQDIYEESKDDAEEKTTSNPTEDIIDRTTFLDSSDCVTSIHESQCLNLLNDKSPSKATNYNYIPTTKSDDLRYLAPETKQKDLTDCNDGDSSSSDENVSVNKKLTPDEPLVESNLHSSRVGQHREAASEKSQCWICIDLNLPYVPTDVDIDKPLIKDTKQNNDNASANGSAFDSFLSKTSEQPEPPKLPELLTKDMMQHNDNSGANKSSFDSFLSETSQLEIPKLPEPVIKDVAQSNDDSSVKKTSSLSETRKQPFIKSQRQSTRNQPLTTKVQEALEHNLFRTRRKRKGETLQNKSTTPRSQRARGSSIVGAAFDDSVVANAADARIEDEHSDRGL; encoded by the exons ATGGAGAATGTCACAGATAAATCTGCTGTACATCCACAGGTGGTTCCTCGAATCGGAAATGAGTATCAGGCAGATATTCCACCGTTGATTGCTAAATTTGAGCGGTTGGAGATTACAAACAAGCATGCTGATTCAGAAGTCCTTGATCTGTCATTTTCACTGGGATTACCTATCCCATGGAAAAATTGTGAAGCTGGAAAGTTCAAGGGAAATGTAGAGTCTGTTGGAAGCagtaaagaaaatgaaatttcagAACTTGAAGTTAAACCTCAAAATGCTGTGTTGGGAGATGCAAAGGATGTCGAAGACTCTCAGATCAAACCTTCGAGCAAAATTGAGGAAGATAGTTTTCTCCTCAGTCTGTATATATTTGGGAAGAATCTTACACTTGTGAAGCGATTTATTGGAAGTATGGATATGGGGGATGTACTGTATTTTTACTATGGAAAGTTCTATAGTTCTGATGGATATCGCAGATGGTCAAAGTGTCGGAAGTTAAAAGGTAACCCCTGTATACAAGGGGAAAAAGTGTTTACGGGGTGGAGGCAGAAGGAACTGTTATCAAGATTGTTTTCTCGTGTGTCCAAGGACTGCGAAGATATGCTGATGGAG AGTTCGAGATGTTTTGCAGGGGGAAAGATTTTATTTGAAGAATATATATTCAAGTTAAAGGACATTGTTGGCGTTTGTATGCTTATAGAAGCAGTAGGTATTGGAAAAGGGAAGCAAGACCTTACTGGCACTACTTTGAAGCCAACAAAGAACAGTCTTGCCATCTCTTTTCGTCCAGAAGTACCGATTGGAAAAGCCTGTTCCTCCCTTACAACGCCAGAGATCATCAAGTATCTAACAGGAGATTTTAAGTTGAGTAAAAAGCGGTCGAATGATCTTTTCTGGGAAGCTGTTTGGCCCCGTCTTTTAGCACGAGGATGGCATTCCGAGCAGCGTAATCTGTCTTTGGTGTTTCTTGTACCTGGTATAGAGAAGTTTTCAAGGCGCCTTGTGAGAGGTAATCAGTACTTTGATTCTGTCCATGAGGTCTTGAAGAATGTGGCGTCTAACCCCGATGTTCTTGAGCTTGATAATGAAGCAGCTAAAGGCAGAGAAGAGGAATCAGCTAAATTCAATGAAGTTGATATGTTAAATAAGCAACACCGTCATTACCTCCTTCCACACAGGAGCACAAATGGGGATAGAGATCTAATGAAGTTTACAATTGTGGATACAAGTATGCTTCATGTAGCAGAAGCAGAACAATCGAAGGTACGAAAACTGAGGAGTTTACCTGTTCAAACTGAAAGTATAAGTACTCCCTCCAATCCTTTTACTGAAACCGAACAAGATATATATGAAGAGTCaaaagatgatgcagaagaaaaaactacctcaaACCCCACGGAGGATATAATTGACAGGACAACATTTCTCGACTCCTCAGATTGCGTAACTAGTATCCATGaatctcaatgtttaaatcttcTCAATGACAAGTCTCCAAGCAAGGCAACGAATTATAACTACATCCCCACGACGAAGTCAGATGATTTGAGATATTTGGCCCCTGAAACAAAACAGAAGGATTTGACTGATTGTAATGATGGAGACTCAAGCTCCAGTGATGAAAATGTGTCTGTGAATAAGAAGCTAACTCCAGATGAGCCCCTTGTCGAATCAAACTTACATAGTTCGCGTGTAGGCCAGCACAGAGAAGCAGCTTCCGAAAAATCGCAATGTTGGATATGCATTGACTTGAACCTTCCTTATGTTCCAACAGATGTGGACATTGATAAACCCTTGATCAAGGACACAAAGCAAAATAATGACAACGCAAGTGCAAACGGGtcagcatttgattcatttctatCCAAAACAAGCGAGCAGCCTGAGCCACCGAAGCTTCCTGAACTGTTGACcaaggacatgatgcaacataATGACAACTCAGGTGCAAACAAGTcatcatttgattcatttctatCTGAGACAAGCCAGCTTGAGATACCGAAGCTTCCTGAACCGGTGATCAAGGACGTGGCACAAAGTAATGACGACTCAAGTGTGAAGAAGACAAGTAGTCTATCAGAAACAAGGAAGCAGCCTTTCATTAAGAGCCAGAGGCAGAGTACAAGGAACCAGCCATTGACCACGAAAGTGCAGGAAGCTCTTGAGCATAATCTCTTTAGGAcaaggaggaagagaaagggTGAGACATTACAAAATAAGTCAACAACACCAAGGTCTCAAAGAGCTCGGGGAAGCTCTATCGTTGGTGCAGCTTTTGATGATAGTGTTGTTGCTAATGCTGCAGACGCAAGGATAGAAGATGAACATTCGGATAGAGGTTTGTAA